In one window of Brassica rapa cultivar Chiifu-401-42 chromosome A07, CAAS_Brap_v3.01, whole genome shotgun sequence DNA:
- the LOC103829068 gene encoding squamosa promoter-binding-like protein 10 isoform X1, with protein MDCNMVSPLWDWEHLIIPNLSKTETDKKQPSTTDWDIEKGEGIESILFPSFTGSSSTTGFLSSQLTSTNSSSPKLKSSLGDFDQVKASTALQVVSAESDLCLKLGKRSYSDEETWGRNNNNDISAAVSVKLLTPPSVVALKKSKSSCGQSMQVPRCQIDGCELDLSSAKDYHRKHRVCESHSKCPVVTVGGFERRFCQQCSRLHAVSEFDEKKRSCRKRLSHHNARRRKPQGMFPLNPERVYNGRQHTNMLWNELSLNTGSEEKYAWGTTTYETKPTQMESGFTLNFQRGSGAEEQQVFASSNLSFSAYQTSAGKSNVQLPSKGVGEYSGGLYETQDFYSALSLLSTSSDSHGTKHHPMVESQPIHGIFPTHFL; from the exons ATGGACTGCAACATGGTATCTCCGTTGTGGGACTGGGAGCATTTGATCATCCCCAACCTGTCAAAGACTGAAACTGACAAGAAACAGCCTTCTACTACTGATTGGGATATTGAGAAAGGTGAAGGGATTGAATCTATATTATTTCCCTCTTTCACTggctcctcctccaccaccggTTTCCTAAGCTCACAGTTGACCTCCACCAACTCATCATCTCCCAAACTCAAAAGTTCCCTTGGAGATTTTGACCAAGTCAAGGCATCCACAGCTCTCCAGGTGGTATCTGCTGAATCAGACCTTTGTTTAAAACTTGGGAAGCGGAGTTACTCTGATGAAGAGACTTGGGGTAGAAACAACAATAATGACATTTCAGCCGCTGTTTCTGTGAAGCTCTTGACTCCTCCATCTGTTGTTGCTCTGAAGAAATCCAAATCATCATGTGGTCAGAGCATGCAAGTACCTCGTTGTCAGATTGATGGCTGTGAACTGGATCTCTCATCTGCCAAGGATTATCATCGCAAGCATAGAGTCTGCGAAAGCCATTCAAAGTGCCCTGTAGTTACTGTGGGTGGCTTTGAACGTCGATTCTGCCAACAGTGTAGCAG GTTGCATGCTGTCTCTGAATTTGATGAGAAGAAACGTAGCTGCCGTAAACGTCTTTCGCATCATAATGCGAGGCGCCGCAAGCCACAAGGAATGTTTCCTTTGAATCCAGAGAGGGTGTACA ATGGAAGACAGCATACGAATATGTTGTGGAATGAGTTGTCCCTTAACACAGGATCTGAAGAAAAGTATGCATGGGGTACTACTACTTATGAGACAAAGCCTACGCAGATGGAAAGCGGCTTTACTCTGAACTTCCAGAGAGGTAGTGGCGCTGAGGAGCAGCAGGTGTTTGCTAGTAGCAACCTCTCTTTCTCTGCGTATCAAACCTCAGCAGGGAAGTCCAACGTTCAACTTCCTAGCAAAG GTGTAGGAGAATACTCAGGAGGCCTCTATGAAACGCAAGATTTCTACAGTGCTCTCTCTCTTCTGTCAACGTCTTCGGATTCACATGGGACCAAACACCATCCCATGGTTGAATCACAGCCAATACATGGCATCTTCCCTACTCATTTTTTATGA
- the LOC103829068 gene encoding squamosa promoter-binding-like protein 10 isoform X2, producing the protein MDCNMVSPLWDWEHLIIPNLSKTETDKKQPSTTDWDIEKGEGIESILFPSFTGSSSTTGFLSSQLTSTNSSSPKLKSSLGDFDQVKASTALQVVSAESDLCLKLGKRSYSDEETWGRNNNNDISAAVSVKLLTPPSVVALKKSKSSCGQSMQVPRCQIDGCELDLSSAKDYHRKHRVCESHSKCPVVTVGGFERRFCQQCSRLHAVSEFDEKKRSCRKRLSHHNARRRKPQGMFPLNPERVYNGRQHTNMLWNELSLNTGSEEKYAWGTTTYETKPTQMESGFTLNFQRGSGAEEQQVFASSNLSFSAYQTSAGKSNVQLPSKGEYSGGLYETQDFYSALSLLSTSSDSHGTKHHPMVESQPIHGIFPTHFL; encoded by the exons ATGGACTGCAACATGGTATCTCCGTTGTGGGACTGGGAGCATTTGATCATCCCCAACCTGTCAAAGACTGAAACTGACAAGAAACAGCCTTCTACTACTGATTGGGATATTGAGAAAGGTGAAGGGATTGAATCTATATTATTTCCCTCTTTCACTggctcctcctccaccaccggTTTCCTAAGCTCACAGTTGACCTCCACCAACTCATCATCTCCCAAACTCAAAAGTTCCCTTGGAGATTTTGACCAAGTCAAGGCATCCACAGCTCTCCAGGTGGTATCTGCTGAATCAGACCTTTGTTTAAAACTTGGGAAGCGGAGTTACTCTGATGAAGAGACTTGGGGTAGAAACAACAATAATGACATTTCAGCCGCTGTTTCTGTGAAGCTCTTGACTCCTCCATCTGTTGTTGCTCTGAAGAAATCCAAATCATCATGTGGTCAGAGCATGCAAGTACCTCGTTGTCAGATTGATGGCTGTGAACTGGATCTCTCATCTGCCAAGGATTATCATCGCAAGCATAGAGTCTGCGAAAGCCATTCAAAGTGCCCTGTAGTTACTGTGGGTGGCTTTGAACGTCGATTCTGCCAACAGTGTAGCAG GTTGCATGCTGTCTCTGAATTTGATGAGAAGAAACGTAGCTGCCGTAAACGTCTTTCGCATCATAATGCGAGGCGCCGCAAGCCACAAGGAATGTTTCCTTTGAATCCAGAGAGGGTGTACA ATGGAAGACAGCATACGAATATGTTGTGGAATGAGTTGTCCCTTAACACAGGATCTGAAGAAAAGTATGCATGGGGTACTACTACTTATGAGACAAAGCCTACGCAGATGGAAAGCGGCTTTACTCTGAACTTCCAGAGAGGTAGTGGCGCTGAGGAGCAGCAGGTGTTTGCTAGTAGCAACCTCTCTTTCTCTGCGTATCAAACCTCAGCAGGGAAGTCCAACGTTCAACTTCCTAGCAAAG GAGAATACTCAGGAGGCCTCTATGAAACGCAAGATTTCTACAGTGCTCTCTCTCTTCTGTCAACGTCTTCGGATTCACATGGGACCAAACACCATCCCATGGTTGAATCACAGCCAATACATGGCATCTTCCCTACTCATTTTTTATGA
- the LOC103829069 gene encoding squamosa promoter-binding-like protein 11 translates to MDCNMRSPFLWDLENLILPNSSKTENDKDQLTTATEWETEKGEGIESMFPCFNGLERVSNCSTTSLWHTPVSKSSQSTSTNSSSPGVKQRMLASESSPGDSCCNIQVKASVASAESDLSLKLGKRTYSEELWGRSNNNDISAVSVKLLTPPSVVSRKKSKSSCGQSMQVPRCQIDGCELDLSSAKDYHRKHRVCENHSKCPKVTVSGIERRFCQQCSRFHAVSEFDEKKRSCRKRLSHHNARRRKPQGVFPFNPDRVYDRRQHTNMLWNGLSLDTRSEEKFAWETTYDIKPTQTESGFTLSFQRGNGSEQQLFASSNHSYSTYQTSGGLSAGKPKFQLHGQGVGEYSGVLHESQEFHRALSLLSTSSSDHLVQPHAQPLSLLFSYDGVPK, encoded by the exons ATGGACTGCAACATGAGATCTCCGTTTCTGTGGGACTTGGAGAATTTGATCTTGCCCAACTCGTCAAAGACTGAAAATGACAAAGACCAGCTCACAACAGCTACCGAGTGGGAAACTGAGAAGGGTGAAGGAATTGAATCTATGTTTCCTTGTTTCAATGGCCTCGAGAGAGTCAGTAATTGCTCTACCACCAGTCTCTGGCACACTCCTGTGTCCAAAAGCTCACAGTCCACCTCCACCAACTCATCTTCTCCCGGAGTCAAACAACGCATGCTTGCATCAGAAAGTTCCCCTGGAGATTCTTGCTGCAACATCCAGGTGAAGGCATCTGTTGCCTCTGCTGAATCGGACCTTTCTTTGAAACTAGGAAAGCGCACATACTCTGAAGAGCTTTGGGGTAGAAGCAACAATAATGACATTTCTGCTGTTTCTGTGAAGCTCTTGACTCCTCCATCTGTTGTTTCTCGAAAGAAATCTAAATCATCATGTGGTCAGAGCATGCAAGTCCCGCGTTGTCAGATTGATGGATGTGAACTGGATCTCTCATCTGCTAAGGATTATCATCGCAAGCATAGAGTCTGCGAGAACCATTCTAAGTGCCCCAAAGTCACTGTGAGTGGCATTGAACGTCGATTCTGCCAACAGTGTAGCAG GTTCCATGCTGTGTCTGAATTTGATGAGAAGAAACGAAGCTGCCGCAAACGTCTTTCTCATCATAATGCGAGGCGTCGCAAGCCGCAAGGAGTATTTCCATTTAATCCAGATAGGGTGTACG ATCGAAGACAGCATACAAATATGTTGTGGAATGGTTTGTCTCTAGATACAAGATCTGAAGAAAAGTTTGCATGGGAAACCACCTATGATATAAAGCCTACACAGACGGAGAGCGGCTTTACTCTGAGCTTCCAGAGAGGTAATGGCTCTGAGCAGCAGCTGTTTGCTAGTAGCAACCACTCTTACTCTACTTATCAAACCTCAGGCGGGTTATCAGCAGGGAAGCCTAAGTTTCAACTTCATGGCCAAG GTGTGGGAGAATACTCAGGAGTCCTCCATGAATCACAAGAATTCCACCGTGCTCTCTCTCTTCTGtcaacttcttcttctgatcACCTGGTCCAACCACATGCACAGCCACTTTCTCTACTCTTTTCATATGATGGTGTACCAAAATAG
- the LOC103829072 gene encoding stress-associated endoplasmic reticulum protein 2: protein MTTSKRLADRKIEKFDKNITKRGFVPETTTKKGKDYPVGPILLGFFVFVVIGSSLFQIIRTATSGGMA from the exons ATG ACAACTTCAAAGAGACTAGCAGACAGGAAGATAGAGAAGTTTGACAAGAACATTACTAAAAGAGGTTTTGTTCCTGAGACCACCACCAAGAAGGGCAAGGACTACCCTGTCGGACCCATCCTCCTCGGTTTCTTTGTCTTCGTTGTCATTGGCTCTT CTCTCTTCCAGATCATCAGGACTGCAACCAGCGGAGGCATGGCTTAA
- the LOC103829071 gene encoding F-box only protein 6, translating to MAATTGPDLCVPLIVFSLSLSLLSLLTRGMEEEFAMLRQLIGQLQELLHNSSPPPPSPPSSSSSSPSFVVLHNPQHQNRCCCLPLFDDTSSSDVSCDTLMAAGKRPRYLKMLDTAKRSRKQKNQVKSCTEAGDGIMDQELWQGFPQDIFESVLSKLPVATLFQFRSVCRKWNSLIDSDSFSKSCTDLPQTIPWFYTITHENVNSGQVYDPSSKKWRHPVIPALPKKSIVLPMTSAGGLVCFLDIGHRNFYVSNPLTKSFRELPARSFKVWSRVAVGMTLNGNSTSDGYKVLWVGCEGEYEVYDSLRNVWTKRGTIPSNIKLPVLLNFKSQPVAINSTLYFMLTDPEGILSYDMVSGRWRQYIIPCPPHLSDHTLAECGERLMLVGLVSKNAATCVCVWELQKMTLLWKEVDRMPNVWCLEFYGKHVRMNCLGNKGCLMLLSLRSRQMNRLIMYDAVAKEWGKVPGCTVPRGRKRLWIACGTAFQPSPTARA from the exons ATGGCTGCTACTACTGGTCCTGACTTGTGTGTGCCATTGattgttttctctctctctctctctcttttgtctcTTTTGACGCGGGGCATGGAAGAAGAGTTTGCCATGCTCAGACAGCTCATCGGACAGCTTCAAGAGCTCTTGCACAACAGCTCTCCTCCTCCCCCTTCGCCTCCCtcctcttcgtcttcttctccgTCGTTTGTAGTTCTCCACAACCCTCAGCATCAGAACCG ATGCTGCTGTTTGCCCTTATTTGACGacacttcttcttctgatgtttCTTGTGATACTCTAATGGCTGCTGGAAAGAGGCCCCGGTACTTGAAGATGTTAGATACTGCCAAGCGTTCTCGAAAACAAAAGAATCAAGTAAAATCCTGCACGGAAGCAGGTGATGGCATCATGGATCAAGAACTCTGGCAGGGGTTCCCTCAAGATATCTTTGAATCTGTTCTTTCTAAACTACCCGTTGCTACACTCTTCCAGTTCCGGTCAGTTTGCCGCAAATGGAACTCTCTCATCGATTCAGATAGCTTCTCCAAATCCTGCACCGACCTTCCTCAGACCATCCCGTGGTTCTACACCATAACCCACGAGAATGTCAACTCGGGACAAGTCTACGACCCTTCTTCCAAGAAATGGCGACATCCGGTTATCCCTGCACTACCCAAGAAGAGCATTGTCTTGCCAATGACTTCTGCGGGAGGTTTAGTGTGCTTCCTCGACATTGGTCATCGCAACTTCTACGTGAGCAACCCGCTGACCAAGTCCTTCAGAGAGTTGCCCGCTAGGTCGTTTAAGGTATGGTCTCGTGTTGCTGTAGGAATGACTCTTAACGGAAACTCCACCAGCGATGGGTATAAGGTCTTGTGGGTTGGGTGCGAAGGAGAGTATGAAGTCTATGACTCCTTGAGAAACGTGTGGACCAAACGAGGGACCATCCCTTCCAACATAAAGCTCCCAGTACTGCTCAACTTTAAGTCACAGCCTGTGGCTATTAACAGCACGCTTTACTTCATGTTAACGGATCCGGAAGGGATACTGTCCTACGACATGGTCTCTGGGAGATGGAGGCAGTACATCATACCGTGTCCGCCGCACCTGAGCGATCACACGCTAGCTGAGTGCGGAGAGAGGCTGATGCTGGTGGGTCTTGTGAGCAAAAACGCAGCCACGTGCGTTTGCGTATGGGAGCTGCAGAAGATGACGCTGCTGTGGAAGGAGGTTGACAGAATGCCAAACGTATGGTGCTTGGAGTTTTACGGAAAGCACGTTAGGATGAATTGTCTAGGCAACAAAGGTTGTCTGATGTTGTTGTCCTTGAGGTCCAGACAGATGAACCGTCTGATAATGTACGATGCTGTTGCTAAGGAGTGGGGCAAGGTCCCTGGATGTACCGTTCCTCGTGGGAGGAAGAGACTTTGGATCGCTTGCGGGACAGCGTTTCAACCTTCCCCTACGGCCAGGGCTtga
- the LOC103829073 gene encoding histidine kinase 3, which translates to MSLFHVLGFCLKIGQLFWMLCCWFLSWFLDADKSPLDPDKTKMKNHNKMCFLWNKISTSGLKIPPSFSHHLFGSVRFGKTFWRKVLVAWVVSWVLISFWTFWCLTSQAMDKRKETLASMCDERARMLQDQFNVSMNHVQAMSILISTFHHSKFPSAIDQRTFSEYTDRTSFERPLTSGVAYAVRVLHSERQEFERQQGWTIRRMEQNPVHKDDYDTEALEPSPVQQEYAPVIFAQDTVSHVISLDMLSGKEDRENVLRARRSGKGVLTAPFPLIKTNRLGVILTFAVYKRDLPSNATPNERIEATNGYLGGVFDIETLVENLLQQLASKQTILVNVYDTTNHSQPISMYGSHVSADGLEHVSPLNFGDPFRKHEMRCRFKQKPPWPVQSMVTSFGILVIALLVAHIFHATLSRIRRAEEDCHKMELLKKKAEAADVAKSQFLATVSHEIRTPMNGVLGMLHMLMDTELDVTQQDYVRTAQASGKALVSLINEVLDQAKIESGKVELEEVRFDLRGILDDVLSLFSGKSQEKGLELAVYISDRVPEMLIGDPGRFRQILTNLMGNSIKFTEKGHIFVTVHLVEELLDSSDVETSSSSSTENTLSGLPVADRKRSWQNFKAFSSNGHRSLALAPSEINLVVSVEDTGVGIPVEAQSRIFTPFMQVGPSISRTHGGTGIGLSISKCLVGLMKGEIGFSSTPKVGSTFTFTVVFANGVHSTERKSELHNNNQPEFEGMNAVLVDHRPARAQVSWYHFQRLGIRVEVVTSVDQALRFMKTYATTVNMILIEQEVWNKEADVFVKDPLVHSPKLFLLANSIDTSVSDTLSNVIDPPVLIVKPLRASMLAATLQRGLGIGKRETPQRKGPPALILRNLLLGRKILIVDDNNVNLRVAAGALKKYGADVVCAESGVKAVSLLKPPHEFDACFMDIQMPEMDGFEATRRIRGMEEEMNNGEALTVEEGKRSRWHLPVLAMTADVIQATHEKCLKCGMDGYVSKPFEAEQLYREVSRFFNSPSDTES; encoded by the exons ATGAGTCTGTTCCACGTGCTAGGGTTTTGTCTGAAGATTGGGCAGCTCTTCTGGATGCTATGCTGCTGGTTCCTTTCCTGGTTCCTTGATGCCGACAAGTCTCCTCTTGATCCGGACAAGACTAAGATGAAGAATCATAATAAGATGTGCTTCCTCTGGAACAAGATCTCCACAAGCGGACTCAAGATCCCGCCGAGTTTCTCTCATCATCTCTTTGGCTCCGTTAGATTCGGCAAGACTTTTTGGAGGAAGGTGCTGGTTGCTTGGGTCGTCTCCTGGGTTTTGATTTCTTTCTGGACTTTCTGGTGCCTTACCTCTCAAGCTATGGACAAGAGGAAAGAGACGCTTGCTAGTATGTGCGACGAGAGAGCTCGTATGCTCCAGGATCAGTTCAACGTTAGCATGAATCATGTTCAAGCTATGTCTATCTTGATCTCCACCTTCCACCATTCCAAGTTTCCTTCTGCCATCGATCAg aggaCGTTCTCGGAGTACACTGATAGAACTTCCTTTGAGAGGCCTCTCACGAGTGGTGTTGCATATGCGGTGAGAGTGCTCCACTCAGAGAGGCAAGAGTTTGAGAGGCAGCAAGGTTGGACTATCAGGAGGATGGAACAGAACCCTGTTCACAAGGATGACTATGACACTGAAGCTTTGGAACCATCTCCTGTTCAACAGGAGTATGCTCCTGTCATCTTTGCTCAGGACACGGTTTCCCACGTTATTTCTCTCGATATGCTGTCCGGGAAA GAAGATCGTGAAAACGTGTTGCGGGCCAGGAGATCAGGTAAAGGGGTTTTGACAGCTCCTTTCCCACTGATAAAGACGAATAGACTTGGGGTGATCTTGACGTTTGCTGTATACAAGAGAGATCTTCCTTCCAATGCAACCCCAAATGAGAGAATTGAGGCTACTAACGG GTATCTTGGTGGAGTGTTTGACATTGAAACCTTGGTGGAAAACTTGCTTCAGCAGCTGGCTAGCAAGCAAACGATTCTTGTCAATGTATACGATACCACCAACCACTCTCAGCCCATTAGCATGTATGGTTCTCATGTGTCGGCTGATGGGTTGGAACATGTTAGTCCACTCAACTTCGGCGATCCATTTAGAAAGCATGAAATGCGTTGCAG GTTTAAGCAGAAACCACCATGGCCAGTGCAATCGATGGTGACATCTTTTGGTATCCTTGTGATTGCGTTGCTTGTTGCACATATATTCCATGCAACCTTAAGTCGAATACGCAGAGCAGAAGAAGATTGTCATAAAATGGAGCTGCTCAAGAAAAAGGCTGAAGCAGCAGATGTCGCCAAGTCACAG TTCCTTGCCACTGTATCACATGAAATCAGAACTCCAATGAATGGTGTTCTTG GAATGCTCCATATGCTTATGGACACAGAGTTAGATGTTACACAACAGGATTACGTTAGGACCGCACAGGCAAGTGGGAAAGCTTTAGTGTCGCTAATAAACGAGGTACTGGATCAAGCAAAGATCGAATCTGGAAAGGTTGAGCTTGAGGAGGTGCGGTTTGATTTGAGAGGAATATTAGATGATGTCCTGTCACTCTTCTCTGGCAAGTCCCAAGAAAAAGGGCTAGAG TTGGCAGTATACATATCTGACCGTGTTCCAGAAATGTTAATTGGGGATCCTGGAAGGTTTCGACAAATACTCACAAATCTTATGGGTAATTCCATTAAG TTCACTGAGAAAGGTCACATCTTTGTAACTGTTCATCTGGTGGAGGAGCTACTAGACTCTAGTGATGTAgagacatcatcatcatcatctacagAAAACACACTGAGCGGGCTTCCAGTTGCAGACCGGAAGAGAAGCTGGCAAAACTTCAAAGCTTTCAGTTCCAATGGACATAGGAGCTTAGCACTAGCACCATCTGAAATCAACCTAGTCGTCTCAGTTGAGGATACTGGCGTAGGGATCCCTGTAGAAGCGCAGTCACGCATTTTCACACCGTTCATGCAAGTTGGACCATCTATATCCAGGACGCATGGAGGCACAGGGATCGGGCTCAGCATAAGCAAGTGTCTAGTAGGACTGATGAAGGGAGAAATTGGATTCTCGAGTACTCCCAAGGTTGGGTCCACGTTCACGTTTACTGTCGTGTTTGCTAATGGCGTGCATTCAACTGAAAGAAAGAGTGAACTGCATAACAATAATCAGCCCGAGTTTGAGGGAATGAACGCTGTACTTGTGGACCATAGGCCCGCTCGGGCACAAGTCTCGTGGTACCATTTTCAGCGTCTAGGAATCCGAGTTGAGGTAGTTACATCTGTTGATCAGGCTCTACGTTTCATGAAGACTTACGCTACCACTGTGAATATGATACTCATAGAGCAAGAAGTGTGGAATAAAGAAGCTGATGTGTTCGTTAAGGACCCTCTTGTCCATTCTCCTAAACTGTTTTTGTTAGCAAATTCAATAGACACCTCAGTATCAGATACTTTAAGCAACGTTATAGACCCTCCAGTGTTGATAGTGAAGCCGTTAAGGGCGAGTATGCTGGCAGCAACTTTGCAGAGAGGGTTAGGTATTGGGAAGAGGGAAACTCCTCAACGCAAGGGACCTCCTGCTTTGATTCTCAGGAATCTTCTCCTTGGCAGAAAAATACTAATTGTGGATGATAACAACGTGAACCTCAGGGTGGCAGCAGGAGCTTTGAAAAAGTATGGAGCTGATGTGGTCTGCGCTGAGAGCGGGGTAAAGGCAGTCTCATTGCTTAAGCCACCACACGAGTTCGATGCTTGCTTCATGGACATTCAGATGCCAGAAATGGATGG GTTTGAGGCTACGAGGAGAATACGGGGTATGGAAGAGGAGATGAACAATGGGGAGGCGTTGACAGTAGAGGAAGGTAAGAGATCAAGATGGCATCTTCCGGTGTTAGCAATGACTGCTGATGTGATCCAAGCAACGCATGAGAAATGTCTAAAGTGTGGAATGGATGGGTATGTATCAAAACCCTTTGAAGCAGAGCAGTTGTACAGAGAAGTTTCTCGTTTTTTCAATTCGCCTTCAGATACAGAATCATAA
- the LOC103829076 gene encoding nuclear transport factor 2A, with the protein MDPDAVAKAFVEHYYTTFDSNRAGLVSLYQEGSMLSFEGQKIQGSQNIVAKLTSLPFQQCKHNITTVDCQPSGPANGMLVFVSGNLQLAGEQHALKFSQMFHLVSNQGNYYVFNDIFRLNYA; encoded by the exons ATGGATCCAGACGCAGTAGCCAAGGCCTTCGTGGAGCACTACTACACGACGTTCGATTCGAATCGCGCGGGGTTGGTCTCTCTGTACCAGGAAGGATCCATGTTGAGCTTCGAAGGGCAGAAGATCCAGGGCTCTCAGAACATCGTCGCCAAGCTCACCAGCCTTCCTTTCCAGCAGTGCAAGCACAACATCACCACCGTCGATTGCCAGCCCTCTGGTCCCGCCAACGGCATGCTCGTCTTCGTCTCCGGAAACCTTCAGCTCGCTGGCGAACAGCACGCCCTCAAGTTCAGCCAG ATGTTCCATTTGGTATCGAATCAGGGAAACTACTACGTGTTCAACGACATATTCAGGTTGAACTATGCCTGA
- the LOC103829075 gene encoding uncharacterized protein LOC103829075, protein MESSEDVEVLSRAIEKLLDEKKNREIAGESFIEDDDDQLFLSRIISQLESPNQFPKTVETTKGEEEPLPDSLPSKGKDKGERQLEESIEEIAKDIKEVKRQNKVTHILLSALIILTLTWQLSEYSMIYMMKERLSHPIRSIGGMFSGLFKGKLRPIKNKLSNAREEDNHHNGNGTNTGGVHIQVPELLRDLGLDDDDE, encoded by the exons ATGGAGTCGAGTGAGGATGTGGAGGTTCTGAGCAGAGCCATCGAAAAACTTCTTGATGAGAAGAAGAATAGAGAAATTGCTGGTGAATCCTTTATTGAAGACGATGACGATCAGCTTTTCCTCTCTAGGATCATCTCTCAG TTGGAATCGCCAAATCAATTCCCAAAAACAGTTGAGACTaccaaaggagaagaagaaccaTTGCCAGATTCTTTACCATCCAAAGGAAAAGACAAGGGTGAGAGACAACTGGAAGAGAGCATAGAAGAAATAGCCAAAGACATCAAGGAGGTGAAGAGGCAGAACAAAGTAACCCACATACTGCTCTCTGCTTTGATCATACTGACATTGACTTGGCAGCTCTCTGAGTACTCAATGATTTACATGATGAAAGAGAGACTAAGTCACCCAATCAGATCCATCGGAGGTATGTTTTCTGGGTTATTCAAAGGTAAGTTACGTCCAATCAAGAACAAACTATCCAACGCCAGGGAAGAAGACAATCATCACAATGGGAATGGAACAAACACCGGAGGAGTTCATATCCAAGTGCCCGAGCTGTTGCGAGACTTGGGTCTCGACGACGATGATGAATAA
- the LOC103829077 gene encoding uncharacterized protein LOC103829077 — protein sequence MRRQRDEESSRAFYDLSALVLSLLRSPPMPISLPDHFPDSPVVRSRRPRFSSSVSMAHISPSGFASLLLGVSVALMLCGSVTFFIGFLLLPWVLALFVVFYVVGIVSAISMAGRSILCYVLAPPSPSRKEVSEWKLL from the exons ATGAGAAGACAACGAGATGAAGAGTCTAGTAGAGCTTTCTACGACCTATCTGCTCTTGTTCTGTCTCTCCTCCGTTCTCCTCCGATGCCCATTTCTCTCCCCGACCACTTCCCCGATTCACCGGTGGTGAGAAGTCGGCGGCCTCGGTTTTCGTCGTCGGTTTCCATGGCTCATATATCTCCGTCGGGATTCGCGTCGCTGCTTCTCGGCGTATCTGTGGCCCTTATGCTCTGTGGATCTGTTACTTTCTTCATCGGCTTCCTCCTGCTGCCCTGGGTTCTGGCTCTGTTCGTGGTTTTCTATGTCGTCGGGATCGTTTCCGCCATTTCCATGGCCGGGAGGTCCATCCTCTGCTACGTCTTGGCGCCACCGTCTCCCTCAAGAAAGGAggtttctg AATGGAAGCTGTTATGA